A window from Frischella perrara encodes these proteins:
- a CDS encoding phage holin family protein, producing the protein MTIKNPDNVNWLVVIVLYVITLLGSLASYSYEILNGKQFLLWTLIAQIFISIFAGTLVIFIASYFNWEFEFAGGAAGLAGWSGANLVKILEDKFLKKLKEKE; encoded by the coding sequence ATGACTATTAAAAATCCTGACAATGTCAATTGGCTTGTTGTCATTGTTTTGTACGTTATTACTTTATTAGGCTCATTAGCAAGTTACAGTTACGAAATTTTAAATGGTAAACAGTTTTTATTATGGACACTTATAGCCCAAATATTTATTTCCATCTTTGCTGGAACTTTAGTGATATTTATCGCTAGTTATTTTAATTGGGAATTTGAATTTGCTGGAGGCGCTGCTGGCTTAGCTGGTTGGTCAGGCGCGAATCTAGTTAAAATTTTGGAAGATAAATTTCTTAAAAAATTAAAAGAAAAGGAGTAG